A segment of the Streptococcus dysgalactiae subsp. dysgalactiae genome:
TGCTGGATCAACACCTAAGGAACAGCGTGCAGGTATGAAAAACTGGCAAATTATTCATACTATTGAAGAAGTACAACAAGCACTCAAGGAAGGTCGTTATGCAACAAGTGATGGCTATATCTTTGATCCAGAAGACATTCGTGATCCACAAACTAAGATTTGGAATGATTCTTACACCATTCCACGTGCAAAAGGTGGATCTTTGCGTGATATCCCATTTACGAAACTATCTGAGTCTGAATTAGCACAGGCGAAGAAGGTTGCTGAAGAAGTCAAGGCCGAACGCGATAAGAAAATCAAGGCAGATGAAGATAATGATGATAAATCTAAGGAAGATCAGAAACAATCTGACGAAAAGAAAGAAGACAAGAAATTAATCAATCAAGTAAACTTCCCACTCTTTAAACCAGAATCTTCAACTGACAGCATTTCAGATAGTCAAGATAAGAAGAAGTCATCAGAAGTGCAATCAAGTAAACTTCAAACTGAACTCAATGTCGACAAACAGGAACTGGAACCAACAAATGATGATGGTAGATTAAAAAAAGATGAAAAGGCAATAGAATAAGCTTCTTCAGATTTAAAACAAAGTCTCTAAAAATGAATTCCCATAAACTTTTGTTGCTTCATTATCAACTATATGGTTAGCTGATAATGAAGCAAGAGAGAAGATGAGTATCGTCTTCTTTCTTTGCAGTAAGACGGGTATGACGTTTATCTGAGATACAAGTCTAACATGATTTGAAAGGGCAATACTAACGTTAAAAAGGCCTCAACATTTCGTTGAGGTCTTTTGAGTGATCCAGTAGTTACTCATAAGTTTTCCTATCTGCTACTCTTTATCTTTAATCCATCACCAGTAAACGGTAAATTTTTATCAACTAATATGCAACGGTGATTCCTAAGCCTAAATAAAGGGCATTTAACACTAGTCGTAACATCCACGTGAGGTCAGTCATAACTTTTCCTCCTAAAATGGTTGATGATAGCATTTGTTATTTCTGTTATTCTAACATTTTCCATTTGTTTTAACAAATCCTCCAAGAGTCATGACAAGCTCTCAACCCCCCTGTCGTTACTTGCTATTTCACCTTGTTTATGGTATCATTTCACAGGTTGTAGGTACGTATTTTGAACATAAAGAGCCTTCTATGAATCAGCTCATAACTTGTTTACCTCACTTCTTAGTTAGACATTAAACCAAAGCAGTTTGCTATGGCTATAAATCACGTTAGTATTAGTAAAGGAATCAACTGAATGAAAGACATCATGTCAGATTTTCGGAAACAGGGATGCTCAAAGAGAAACTTTATCGTAGGACCCTGCTCCATTGAATCTTATGATCACATTAGATTGGCAGCTTCAAGCGCTAAAAAATTAGGATACACCTATTTTAGAGGAGGTGCTTATAAACCGAGAACCTCACCTACTTCTTTCCAAGGGTTAGGCCTTGAAGGGATTAAATATTTACATGACGTTTGTCAGGAATTTGATTTAACCTCTGTTAGCGAAATCATGTCTGACAGTCAGTTAGAAGAAGCCTATGATTACTTGGATGTGATTCAAGTTGGCGCTCGAAACATGCAAAACTTTGAGTTTTTAAAAACGTTAGCTCATGTTGATAAACCAATCCTGTTTAAACGTGGCTTGATGGCTACCATTGAGGAATTTATGGGCGCGCTCTCCTATCTTCAAGAAGCAGGAAAAACAAATATCATTTTGTGTGAACGTGGTATCCGTGGTTACGATGTGGAAACCCGAAACATGCTTGATATTATGGCTGTGCCTATTATTCAGCAAAAAACCGATTTGCCCATTATTGTGGATGTGTCTCACTCTACAGGTAGGCGTGATCTTCTATTGCCTGCCGCTAAGGTGGCTAAGGCTGTCGGAGCTAATGGCATTATGATGGAGGTCCATCCTGACCCTGATCACGCCTTGTCAGATGCTGCGCAGCAAATTAATTACGATCAATTAGACCAACTTGGGCGTGATCTCTGGCAAGATTAATCCATAAGCTGCGCTCTATTATTACTGTTGGTTAGCAACAAGGAAAGGAATGATTATGCCACAAACACTTCATGTCCATTCTCGGGTTAAGGACTATGATATTCTATTTACCGATGATGTCTTAACTACCTTGGGTGATTGCCTTGGTGAGCGCAAACAACGCAAACTGTTGTTTCTCACTGACCAAACCGTCTATGACTTGTATCACCCCCTCTTCCAAGACCTATGTCATCGCTATACCGCCTTTGTTCACGTCTGTCCACCAGGTGGTCAATCCAAATCCTTGGACCGCGCCAGTGCTATCTATGAACAGCTCATCACTGAGAACTTTTCAAAAAAAGACATGATTATCACAGTTGGTGGCGGCGTTATTGGAGATCTGGGAGGCTTTGTTGCGGCTACTTTTTACCGTGGTATTCCCTACATTCAAATCCCAACCACCTTGCTAAGCCAAGTAGACAGTAGCATCGGTGGCAAGGTTGGTGTTCACTTTAAAGGATTGACCAATATGATTGGGAGTATCTACCCTCCTGAATCCATTATTATTTCAACTCGTTTTTTAGAGACCTTACCTCAGCGAGAATTCTCCTGCGGCATCAGTGAGATGCTGAAAATTGGTTTTATCCATAATCGAGCACTTTTTCAGCAATTACTTGCTCGTCCCAAAATAGGTCCTTATCAGGGACTTGAAGACCTCATTTGTCAATCGATTGCCAACAAAAAACGCATTGTTGAACAGGACGAGTTCGAAAATGGCTTGCGCATGTCCTTAAATTTTGGGCATACCCTGGGCCATGCTATTGAATCGCTCTGCCATCATGATTTTTACCATCATGGTGAAGCCATCGCCATTGGTATGGTAGTGGAAGCCAAATTAGCTGTTTTAAAAGGTCACTTATCTCAAGAAGACTTAGATAATCTCCTTCAGGCCTTTGAATGTTGCCAGTTACCAACCAGTCTCGAGAAAAATGAGGTATCCGCTCAAGCTCTTTTTGACGTTTTTAAAACTGACAAGAAAAATTCTGACCAGCATATCCTCTTTATATTGCCTACAGAAACAGGTTTTACCACCCTAGCCATTGCCAAGGATGACCAAGCATTTGTTAAGACTTTAGAAGATTTGCTTTAAGATATTAAAATAACCTTCACAGCCAATTGGCTGTGAAGGTTATTTTGAGTTATTTTTATTTCCAATAGAGATATAAATCTTCTTTCGTGGTAATATTGAAATTACCCGATTGAGCTATCTCATAAATAAGCATTTCCTCGACCATCTCCTAGCAAGATTCCGTTAAAAACAGTGATTTTATTCTTCTAAGTAATCCCGCCTGCAAAGATGCCAGTCCCAAATAGACTATCGACAGATAAGCTAACTAATTGATTATT
Coding sequences within it:
- a CDS encoding bifunctional 3-deoxy-7-phosphoheptulonate synthase/chorismate mutase; the encoded protein is MKDIMSDFRKQGCSKRNFIVGPCSIESYDHIRLAASSAKKLGYTYFRGGAYKPRTSPTSFQGLGLEGIKYLHDVCQEFDLTSVSEIMSDSQLEEAYDYLDVIQVGARNMQNFEFLKTLAHVDKPILFKRGLMATIEEFMGALSYLQEAGKTNIILCERGIRGYDVETRNMLDIMAVPIIQQKTDLPIIVDVSHSTGRRDLLLPAAKVAKAVGANGIMMEVHPDPDHALSDAAQQINYDQLDQLGRDLWQD
- the aroB gene encoding 3-dehydroquinate synthase — translated: MPQTLHVHSRVKDYDILFTDDVLTTLGDCLGERKQRKLLFLTDQTVYDLYHPLFQDLCHRYTAFVHVCPPGGQSKSLDRASAIYEQLITENFSKKDMIITVGGGVIGDLGGFVAATFYRGIPYIQIPTTLLSQVDSSIGGKVGVHFKGLTNMIGSIYPPESIIISTRFLETLPQREFSCGISEMLKIGFIHNRALFQQLLARPKIGPYQGLEDLICQSIANKKRIVEQDEFENGLRMSLNFGHTLGHAIESLCHHDFYHHGEAIAIGMVVEAKLAVLKGHLSQEDLDNLLQAFECCQLPTSLEKNEVSAQALFDVFKTDKKNSDQHILFILPTETGFTTLAIAKDDQAFVKTLEDLL